One window of Thalassovita mediterranea genomic DNA carries:
- the pyrE gene encoding orotate phosphoribosyltransferase: MTNDDVLDCFREAGALLEGHFILSSGRRSPVFLQKALVFSQPVLAERLCKALAKKVTDTFGKIDVVAGPAVGGIIPGYELARQLGCRSIFAERVDGELQFRRGFSIAEGEKILIAEDIVTTGLSFRETVVALGKLPGEVVGGSCVIDRSNGRADVGCKLVSLAQVDFPDFDPNDLPDELKALPPVKPGSRGLA; encoded by the coding sequence TTGACCAATGACGACGTGCTGGACTGTTTTCGCGAAGCTGGTGCATTGCTCGAAGGTCATTTCATTCTCTCGTCCGGGCGCCGTAGTCCTGTCTTCCTTCAGAAGGCGCTCGTCTTCTCGCAGCCTGTACTGGCAGAGCGCCTTTGCAAGGCGCTCGCGAAGAAAGTCACTGACACGTTCGGCAAGATCGACGTTGTGGCGGGGCCTGCTGTCGGTGGCATCATTCCTGGCTACGAACTCGCGCGCCAGCTTGGCTGCCGCTCCATCTTTGCTGAACGTGTTGATGGGGAACTTCAATTCCGCCGCGGCTTCTCAATCGCTGAGGGCGAGAAGATCCTGATCGCCGAGGATATCGTGACGACCGGGCTGTCCTTCCGCGAAACTGTCGTCGCGCTTGGCAAGCTGCCCGGTGAAGTCGTGGGCGGGTCATGTGTCATCGACCGGTCGAATGGCCGCGCCGATGTCGGCTGCAAACTCGTTTCCCTCGCACAGGTCGACTTTCCCGACTTTGATCCGAACGATCTGCCGGACGAGCTCAAGGCGCTTCCGCCGGTCAAACCCGGCAGCCGGGGCCTTGCCTGA
- the acpS gene encoding holo-ACP synthase — MIIGMGNDLCNIERIEKSIERFGERFKQRCFTETEIALAERRRRSAETYAKRFAAKEACAKALGTGVPRRGVHWKHMGVVNLPTGKPTMALTGGAAKRLAEMMPAGHEAVIHLTITDDHPWASAVVIIEALPVEARS; from the coding sequence ATGATCATCGGTATGGGCAATGACCTCTGCAATATCGAGCGGATCGAGAAGTCGATCGAACGCTTCGGGGAGAGGTTCAAGCAGCGCTGTTTCACTGAAACTGAAATCGCACTGGCGGAACGTCGGCGCCGCTCGGCTGAAACCTATGCGAAGCGTTTCGCCGCCAAGGAAGCCTGCGCAAAGGCGCTCGGCACAGGCGTGCCCCGGCGCGGTGTGCACTGGAAGCATATGGGTGTTGTGAACCTGCCGACCGGCAAACCGACCATGGCCTTGACCGGCGGGGCGGCCAAGCGTCTGGCGGAGATGATGCCTGCTGGACACGAGGCGGTCATTCACCTCACCATCACAGATGACCATCCATGGGCTTCGGCAGTTGTCATCATCGAGGCGCTGCCTGTAGAAGCGCGCTCATGA
- the rnc gene encoding ribonuclease III has translation MKPARPKRTRLRASGRTVKRKRPELSTEDRKELEGRLGYTFRNVEWLNRALTHPSLIDNYDGDAQFSNQRLEFLGDRVLGLIMAEVLIAKFPSEREGYLTRIFHQLVSGEACAEVGEAMGLRQFLFFDASMEKNKRGSYDKSVADAVEAIVAAIYRDGGLEAARAFISRHWIMELVDREISQQNPKTRLSDWCGANRAPYATYDIIERSGPDHEPVFLVEARVEGRGSAQDKGRSRQEAEMAAADRLLRDLIRNAG, from the coding sequence ATGAAACCGGCCCGTCCAAAACGTACAAGACTGCGCGCCTCCGGACGGACGGTGAAACGCAAACGCCCCGAGCTTTCTACCGAAGACCGCAAGGAGCTTGAGGGCCGACTGGGCTACACGTTCCGAAACGTCGAGTGGCTGAACCGCGCACTGACCCATCCCAGCCTCATCGACAATTATGACGGCGACGCGCAATTCTCCAACCAGCGCCTCGAATTCCTCGGTGACCGCGTGCTCGGCCTCATCATGGCAGAAGTGCTGATCGCCAAGTTTCCGTCTGAGCGCGAAGGCTACCTGACGCGCATCTTCCATCAGCTTGTCAGCGGTGAAGCCTGCGCAGAGGTCGGTGAAGCTATGGGCCTGCGCCAATTCCTCTTCTTCGATGCGTCGATGGAGAAGAATAAGCGCGGCAGCTATGACAAGAGCGTTGCCGATGCTGTTGAGGCCATCGTTGCCGCGATCTACCGCGACGGCGGGCTGGAAGCGGCCCGCGCCTTTATCAGCCGCCACTGGATCATGGAGCTTGTAGATCGGGAAATCTCGCAGCAGAACCCGAAAACAAGACTGAGCGACTGGTGCGGCGCCAATCGCGCGCCCTATGCGACCTATGATATCATCGAGCGATCCGGCCCAGATCATGAGCCGGTCTTCCTCGTTGAGGCCAGGGTCGAAGGGCGCGGTTCAGCGCAAGACAAGGGCCGCTCGAGGCAGGAAGCCGAAATGGCTGCGGCCGACCGACTTTTAAGGGATCTGATCCGGAATGCAGGCTGA
- the era gene encoding GTPase Era, translating to MQADDINRAGFVAIIGAPNAGKSTLTNAMVGTKVAIVTHKVQTTRFPVRGVAHSGDAQLVIVDTPGIFGAKKRLDRAMVKSAWTGAEDADAVVHLIDAAAWIADRKGKAAPAQTKSVEDDRDVIRTLKRNNRKVILALNKIDLFPHDEVLPLIAQFNEEGAYSDIFMISAENGDGLDLLMDHLAAQMPEGPAMFPPDQSADIPMRLLAAEITREKLMLRLHEELPYQLTVETETWEDFKNGDVRIEQAVIVGRDNHKSMVLGKNGQTIKWVSRAAREELGKLLDTRVHLFLFVKVDEKWQEKRESYAHLGLEFDS from the coding sequence ATGCAGGCTGACGACATCAATCGAGCAGGCTTTGTCGCCATTATCGGGGCGCCAAATGCGGGCAAGTCCACGCTGACCAATGCGATGGTGGGCACCAAGGTCGCGATCGTGACCCACAAGGTCCAGACCACGCGCTTTCCGGTGCGCGGTGTGGCCCATTCGGGCGACGCGCAGCTGGTGATCGTCGACACGCCCGGTATCTTTGGCGCGAAGAAGCGCCTCGACCGCGCCATGGTGAAATCGGCATGGACCGGGGCGGAGGACGCTGATGCCGTCGTGCACCTGATCGACGCTGCCGCGTGGATCGCGGACCGCAAGGGCAAGGCCGCGCCTGCGCAGACCAAATCTGTCGAGGATGACCGCGACGTGATCCGCACGCTGAAGCGCAACAACCGAAAGGTCATCCTCGCGCTTAACAAGATTGATCTCTTCCCACATGACGAAGTCCTGCCGCTGATCGCCCAATTCAATGAGGAAGGCGCTTATAGCGACATCTTCATGATCTCGGCTGAGAATGGCGACGGGCTGGACCTGCTCATGGACCATCTCGCCGCGCAGATGCCGGAAGGACCGGCCATGTTCCCGCCAGACCAGTCCGCCGACATTCCCATGCGCCTTCTCGCCGCTGAGATCACGCGTGAAAAGCTAATGCTGCGCCTTCACGAAGAGCTGCCTTATCAGCTGACGGTGGAGACCGAGACCTGGGAAGACTTCAAGAATGGCGATGTCCGCATTGAGCAGGCCGTTATCGTTGGCCGCGACAATCACAAGTCCATGGTTCTCGGCAAGAATGGCCAGACGATCAAATGGGTCAGCCGCGCCGCGCGCGAAGAGCTGGGCAAGCTGCTGGATACGCGCGTGCACCTCTTCCTGTTCGTGAAGGTGGACGAAAAGTGGCAGGAAAAGCGCGAGAGCTACGCCCATCTTGGACTGGAGTTCGATAGCTGA
- the recO gene encoding DNA repair protein RecO translates to MQWRDEGLVLGGRKFGESGLILDVLTRERGRRSGLVYGGASRKKRAQYEAGNTVELSWSGRLEEQLGRFDVAESSRQRASRLIDLPLALNAVASICALLRGALNEGDHAGSALFAATELLLDQLDDTEVWPALYVRWELGLLAALGFGLDLDACAVSGSNDGLTHVSPRTGRAVKGSEAEEYIDRLFVLPNFLIDARSPATEQDIAHGLELTGHFIERRLFNTMNRDMPEPRRRLVAKLARPQTP, encoded by the coding sequence ATGCAGTGGCGCGATGAGGGCCTTGTCCTCGGCGGCCGCAAGTTCGGCGAAAGCGGACTGATCCTCGACGTGCTGACACGTGAACGCGGGCGCCGCTCTGGTCTCGTCTATGGCGGCGCATCGCGCAAGAAACGCGCCCAGTATGAAGCCGGCAATACGGTTGAACTTTCGTGGTCCGGGCGGCTGGAAGAACAGCTTGGCCGGTTTGATGTGGCCGAAAGCTCGCGCCAGCGCGCGTCCCGCCTGATTGACCTTCCGCTAGCTCTCAATGCAGTCGCATCTATCTGCGCGCTCTTGCGCGGTGCCTTGAACGAGGGCGACCATGCAGGCTCGGCGCTGTTTGCTGCCACTGAACTACTTCTCGATCAGCTGGACGATACTGAGGTCTGGCCCGCCCTTTATGTCCGCTGGGAGCTTGGGCTGCTCGCCGCTCTGGGGTTCGGGCTAGACCTTGATGCCTGCGCTGTAAGCGGCTCGAATGATGGTCTCACCCATGTGTCTCCGCGCACGGGACGGGCGGTGAAAGGCTCAGAAGCCGAAGAGTATATCGACCGGCTCTTCGTGCTGCCAAACTTCCTGATCGACGCGCGCTCACCAGCCACAGAGCAGGACATCGCGCATGGGCTGGAGCTGACCGGTCATTTCATTGAGCGGCGGCTTTTCAACACGATGAACCGCGACATGCCGGAGCCGAGACGGCGGCTGGTGGCAAAGCTGGCGCGTCCGCAAACGCCCTAG
- a CDS encoding extensin family protein translates to MISTLERGIKQVGVVAALLLAAIAFNAFVPVQHNPLRPLSLTDPIGFATPIKLSRLKGDFDQCYALLDRAEVGYTALPEGSGTERCPLERPLTLDRSAYPYSVAPLKMTCAQTASLFVWEREIVAPAAEEILGEEVDRILSYGSFSCRNIAGSSNLSEHGRANAIDIRGFRLADGRVIDVRQHWREDSEFGTFLEEVHGGACQLFSVVLGPDYNAAHADHFHFDMGGSSICR, encoded by the coding sequence ATGATCAGCACGCTTGAGCGGGGTATTAAACAGGTTGGTGTCGTTGCGGCACTGCTTCTGGCTGCAATTGCCTTCAATGCGTTCGTTCCCGTGCAGCATAACCCGCTTCGTCCGCTCAGCCTGACCGACCCGATCGGGTTTGCGACGCCAATCAAGCTATCCCGGCTGAAGGGTGATTTTGACCAGTGCTATGCCCTGCTAGACCGCGCCGAGGTCGGTTACACCGCCCTTCCCGAAGGCAGCGGCACGGAGCGCTGCCCGCTGGAGCGCCCACTGACGCTGGACCGGTCGGCCTACCCTTACTCCGTCGCGCCGCTGAAAATGACCTGCGCACAGACAGCGTCGCTCTTTGTCTGGGAGCGAGAGATCGTGGCGCCTGCAGCTGAAGAGATCCTTGGCGAAGAGGTCGACCGCATACTCTCTTATGGCTCATTCTCATGTCGCAACATCGCCGGCTCCAGCAACCTGAGTGAACATGGCAGAGCCAATGCCATCGACATTCGCGGCTTTCGGCTGGCCGACGGCCGCGTCATCGACGTGCGCCAGCACTGGCGGGAGGATAGTGAGTTCGGGACATTCCTGGAGGAAGTGCATGGCGGAGCCTGCCAGCTCTTCTCCGTCGTGCTTGGGCCTGACTATAACGCCGCCCACGCTGACCATTTCCACTTCGATATGGGCGGCTCGAGCATCTGCCGCTAG